AACTCTTTCTCTTTTATTGACTTCATATATTGAATCAACTTTTATCAAATCCGAATTACCCATATTCTTGAGTAAATAATATTGTATAGGAACTTCGGTTGCTTCAAAATTAATTCCATCTGCTTTTTGCAAATGTCTTTTAGATTTCCAGCCTTGTTTTTCTAAATTGAAATACCGAAATCTAATATCAGAATCATCCAATTTACTTTCTTCATCATTCTTACAGGACAAGGCAAGCACACACAACACGAAACAAAGCGCTTTATTGAAAACCTTCATATCTTTTATTTAGATAGTCCAACAATAAAACGGTAACATCTTTATCCTTTTTTCCATACAAAAGTTGCTCCTTGCCATTAGAGCCAATAACTAAATCATAGTGCTTCAATTCAGCAAAGTCCTTGGTGTAGTTCGAAATTCTTTCCCATATCTTTTCGGAATTTGACTGACTGTAATTTGATTGAAATTCTTCTATAGCTTGCTTTTGATTGATTAATTGTTGCATTATTGCTGATCTTGAAGTATTGTCAGCAGCTTTATTAAGTAAAAATTGCAACGAGTCTAATTGGATTTTTTTGAATCGCAATTCTTTTTCTCCGGCTTCTTTAAGTTCTTTAGTCATCCTAAATCCTTCAAATAATTTATAATTATCCACATAAACAATCGAATTATTAGCATTTTTGAAATATAAAATGGTAAAACCGGAAATAAATAAAATAAACAATAAAAGTAGTAGTGGGAATTTTTTAAGCATATAGATTACAGGTTTTTAGGCAAATAGTTATTGTTAATTTTTTCATAAATCTAAAACTTTTTTTCTTACAAAAAAAATATAATTAGAAAAAAAACAATAAAAAAATGAAGTCTGCCGAAAACAAAGGGATAAGAACACAATAATAAAATTATAATCAAATTCTTTCAGTCAAAAAAATTAGTTCAAAGCTGATTTTAAAAAAAAGCAACTCAAATTATTAAAAATAAGAGCTAGGAATTATGATCTTGCTTTAGGAAAATGAAGAATAATAAATGAAGCATCTATGACTTATAATCATGCTAGCTAAAAAGCGTAATGTAATTTCTTATTGTAAATGAAATTGATAATACAACATAAATATATATTATACTTTTGTATTGCTTAAAACAAAGTGTTAGAACTGTTACCCTATAGTTGTACCTATAAAAATAAATCTTTGCTAAGCCTTGAAAATACTGATATAATCTAAAGAATAGCGGAGCCTCTTTCTACATAACCAATTTGCTCAATGAAAAAAAGAATATTTCGCAATTCTTTTAGCATTCTCCACTTTTTCAACCTTTACATAATTTAGAAAAACACGCTCCGTTTTATGGCCACTAATAGCCATTATATCTTGAATTGGCATTCCAGATTTATAGGCATTTGTACAAAATGATCTTCTGGCTGTGTGCGAGGAAACAAGTTTATATTTAGGGAATTCGTATTCTACTTCCTTTCCACCTTCAGTTCTTCTTATAATATGATTTTCAGTAATATTTGCTCTTTTACAGATTTTTTTAATGTTTTCATTAATAACCTTAAGATGTTGATATTTAGGTAAGCTCCCCTTATATTTATTGATGATATCATTGACGACAGAATTAAGGGGTATAATAACTGTACTTGAAGTTTTGATTTGCTTTATTTTAAAATATTTCACGTCAGCTTCTGTGAAAATTATTTGATTTGTCTTTTTAAGTAACGATAGTATATCAGAAATTCTCAATCCTGTATTACATCCAATTAAAAAAATATCTCTAACAATTTCTAAGACAGAATTTTGTAGATCTAAATCCATAATTCTCTTTAGTTCTTCCGTAGATAAATAAACATGATCTATCTCTTCTGCAAATTTGGAAAAATAGTTTTTCTTAAATTCTACATTACTATGTATCCCTTCATCAAAGGCATAACCCAATACTGTTTTAAGTTTTTGAATGATTGTACCAATATAGTTTTTAGAGTAATTTTTGGCGGTCAAATAACTTATATAATCATTGTAAAAATCCCTATTACAATCGTTAAATGAAAAACTTTTTAATTTTCTGTCTTCAATATATTCTTGGAGCCTTGATAATCCAGTTCTGTATGTTTTGATAGTACCTAATGTTAGATTTTTATTAGTGTATGGGCTATTGTTCATGGAATAATAATCTAAAAACCATTCATAGTATTCAATCAAATTTCTCTTGGTAAAATTCGTTTTTTCAGTGTAAATATTATTGCTCTTACCAAAGGCAACATACATTATCTTTTGTGCATGTATTTCAGATAATTCATCTTCGTTGATATACATAATAGATTTGTTGAATTTGAAAATAGCAGCGGATAAATTCAAATTAATATTCGCAGCATTCAATACTGATGACGGAAGTTTTAATCGTTCCTTTTTGGCATCCCATTCTTTAGGGTTAAGAATTGTAAATCCAGTTGAAGTTCTTAACCGAATGTTTCCATATGAATTTCTGTATTCAAAATTAATTGAATAGCTTTTAGTCCCTTTTCTAAGATAAAATCGTGTTTTCATTCCAGTCTTTTTTGATGTTGTTAAAGTTAAATTTTAACAAATTCATGTCAAAAATTTGTGCCCGTTTTTGTGTCCAGTTAGTGGTTTTTCAGTCCACTATTGTCCACATCAACAAAAAAATCATTACAAAAAAGTCTCGAAAAACGTCTTATAAGACGAAAAAGGCATAAAAAAACGACAGTTTATCAATCCCATCGTGGTCACATATGAATAAAAACAGCTGATAAATCAAGGCATTTTTATCAGCTGTTTTTTTATTTCCAAAGAATGCTAGGTTGAAAAACTACGTTAGCCCTTATCTTGATTACTCTTTTGGTTAACAAATTTATCAAGATTTTATTTTTTTATAAAGTATATTTCCAAAAAGCATTGTGCTAACTTTATTTTGTTAATTTTGTTTAATAAATTGAACAAAAACATGAACAATGTTAAAAATGTCTTTAGCATAAAAGACTTAGAAAATCTCACCGGAATCAAAGCGCACACCATACGTATTTGGGAAAAAAGGTATAACGTCTTGGAGCCTATGCGAACCGAAACTAATATTCGTCTGTATGATGTAACAAATCTTCAGAAACTTTTAAACATTACGCTACTTCATAACCATGGCTATAAAATTTCGAATATCTCAAAGCTTTCCAAAGAGCGTATTCCGGAATTAGTCAACGAAATCATCTCTGAGAAAAGCGTAAAACATCATGCCATAAGCTCCTTTAAAATGGCTATGATGAATTTTGATCAGACTTTATTTTTCTCGACATACAACCGATTGCTTTCAGAAAGGTCGTTTCGTGAAGTATTTTATGATGTCTTTATCCCTTTAATTCAAGAAGTCGGGATGCTGTGGCAAGCAGATACTATAACACCCGCTCATGAGCATTTTATTTCACATTTAATCAAACAAAAATTACTCACCAATACCGAAGAAGTACAATCAGTGTCTCCATCAAAAGAAGATAAAGTCTTTGTGCTTTATCTACCTATGAATGAAATTCATGAGTTGGGTTTGATGTTTTTGAATTATGAAATTCTGAACCATGGTTATAAAACTATTTATCTTGGTGAAAGTGTTCCGCTTGACAGTTTAAAAGATTTAAAAAAGTATTTCGACAACATTATATTTGTCTGCTATATGACTGTTGAACCTAACAAATCAGAGGTAAATGACTACATTAAAAAGGCAAAAAAAGAAATCTTAGAGGAATCTTCCAGTTTATGGGCCATTGGTAGAGCTACTGAATCTATTGAAAAAGAGCAATTGGATGAAAAATTTAGTATATTTAATTCCATCAAAGGGTTAG
Above is a genomic segment from Flavobacterium phycosphaerae containing:
- a CDS encoding OmpH family outer membrane protein, encoding MLKKFPLLLLLFILFISGFTILYFKNANNSIVYVDNYKLFEGFRMTKELKEAGEKELRFKKIQLDSLQFLLNKAADNTSRSAIMQQLINQKQAIEEFQSNYSQSNSEKIWERISNYTKDFAELKHYDLVIGSNGKEQLLYGKKDKDVTVLLLDYLNKRYEGFQ
- a CDS encoding tyrosine-type recombinase/integrase yields the protein MKTRFYLRKGTKSYSINFEYRNSYGNIRLRTSTGFTILNPKEWDAKKERLKLPSSVLNAANINLNLSAAIFKFNKSIMYINEDELSEIHAQKIMYVAFGKSNNIYTEKTNFTKRNLIEYYEWFLDYYSMNNSPYTNKNLTLGTIKTYRTGLSRLQEYIEDRKLKSFSFNDCNRDFYNDYISYLTAKNYSKNYIGTIIQKLKTVLGYAFDEGIHSNVEFKKNYFSKFAEEIDHVYLSTEELKRIMDLDLQNSVLEIVRDIFLIGCNTGLRISDILSLLKKTNQIIFTEADVKYFKIKQIKTSSTVIIPLNSVVNDIINKYKGSLPKYQHLKVINENIKKICKRANITENHIIRRTEGGKEVEYEFPKYKLVSSHTARRSFCTNAYKSGMPIQDIMAISGHKTERVFLNYVKVEKVENAKRIAKYSFFH
- a CDS encoding MerR family transcriptional regulator, with the protein product MNNVKNVFSIKDLENLTGIKAHTIRIWEKRYNVLEPMRTETNIRLYDVTNLQKLLNITLLHNHGYKISNISKLSKERIPELVNEIISEKSVKHHAISSFKMAMMNFDQTLFFSTYNRLLSERSFREVFYDVFIPLIQEVGMLWQADTITPAHEHFISHLIKQKLLTNTEEVQSVSPSKEDKVFVLYLPMNEIHELGLMFLNYEILNHGYKTIYLGESVPLDSLKDLKKYFDNIIFVCYMTVEPNKSEVNDYIKKAKKEILEESSSLWAIGRATESIEKEQLDEKFSIFNSIKGLVDFL